CTTACATGGGCCACCCTTAGGCTGGTCGAAGGGCATATTTGATAACCCAATGAAGTGCTGATATTAAGTACTCaacatttaattagattaagttCGTTTGATAAGCTTTAACAAAAtggataaattattaaaatttagtAGAAAATCCACTTAATCTTGGTATGTAAAAGAGGAGTTACTTAATTAGTCgatagaaaaataattgatggcAACTATAGCCTTGCTAAATATAACGATAAAACATTAGTAACggtattttattttctatttttagagagAGGTTAATAATATTCAGCTGTCcattttaatttcatcaaacaacttttaggatgcatttgtttcgatgaaaattttatcaatgaaaattttatcaatgaaaatttcatgataaatgaaaatattttttaacgaAAATAGTTAATTATAATTTGTTTGGTAGtttagggaaaatgatttccttcttGCTATAAAAGGGAGTcatttaaacttatttttttcggTCCATGGAAAACGTTTTGCATAAATCAATTAGTTTTTCATCATTCAAACAGCGGAAAGATGTacaacaatttttgaaaaacaattttcattcaaacaaaCTGACACTTAATTCTGTTGTCAATAGTTAATATTATCAAAACTAAAATCCACTGCTTAAATTGTCAGTACTTAGTTTCCGATTCTATCAAAGGAGCCCTAAATCTCCAACATACAAGCAAAGCCTCAGTGCAATGACATTATGATAGCACAAAGAATTGGGCAATAAAAGGACAAGAGATGATACAGAATTCGCCAACCTAAGTTAGTCAATTCTCCATTAGCAGCATGAGCAACACCTTTGTAATATGTGTAGTGATATTAATTATAAAGCACTTTGAAAACTATCATTAAACAGTTGGCAATGATGGATGACATAGATTCATTTTCTTCGAGAGAGATCATAGATGGAGAGATCGATACATTCGCTTTGTCACTATATGACCATCTTGGTCCAGTAAGAAAGAAGAGTTCGCTTGCAATGTTTGTCGTCCTATTTCATGAGAGTGATTCCatccttttgtccttttctaAGGAGCCCAATAGAAAAACCCATTTCGAGTGGGTCAAGTTTGCGCAgcgatcaattttttttttttttttttttttttttttttttttagggtctTGGTACAGGCCGTAGAAAGCAACCCCACTTTAATTAGATCATGCCACAATGTTGATATTTTGGGGCCCAATTCATATGGTGATAGTGATTATTTATGGGCTTCAGAAGAAAATTTGAAGCTGGCTTGGATTGGACTCTCTATTTATTTTCCTTGGCTTGGCCGGAGAAATATGGCAATCTAGTCATGAAAAACCTCGATTCTTGGCTTGACCACGAATCATAAGTTAGAAATAAGGCAATGTAGTGATACAACCCTGTGATGATACCGCTCGAGAGTAGAATGTCATACGTTGCACGAGTTCACAACTGTCGTAATCTTCTTTTAAATGCTGGTGTTAACATGAAcctttgcaagaaaaataagatCTATAGAATTGTAAAATGATTATTCGCATTGATCAAATTCTTCACTGGAGTTTATTTAATACTTTATTTAAAGTGGATGTAGGCTCCAGCGTTTAGGTTTTCATCcagattaaaagaaataatattgtGATAGTTGTTAAGTCATAATATAGGTAATTGttgatagaatatttaaatattaaatcatgtaCTCATTTGACAGCTTATTCTaaagcttaaacttttagaataaagGTGTCATAAGATTCCAAATGGTTCAAAGCACGAGATCTTGAGTTTTTATTTGCctcctcaacaaaatattttcacactTAGTGAActccccaattaaatatgtcaaCACATTATGCTAGACAAAAAGGATAGACTAAATATGAGGAAAAGTGATaggatatttaaatattaaattacatattcatctaacagcttaagcttttatGACAGTTGATAATGGTCTCACAAAATCACATACATGCAAATGTTGTGCCCATAGATGAAGAGCTTAAGGAACTAATCAAATCGGATCCAATCAATGTCCACACGAATATCACACCCATAGATGAAAATTGTCCGGAACTCATAATGGATTTGATATCTCAGTAATAGACATTCCCAAGATCGACTTCGACAATGCTTTCTCAAGGCTCATGAGTTTGAGATTTCTCATATCGGTGCTATGAATAAAGTCAgccatttattaaaaaaaaaaaaaaaagcgaaagcGATGTGCCACACTGTAACTATGCAATGGATCTTCTCGCAGAGTTGACTGAGGACGACTGTGCTCAACCTGAAATGAACTCTCATATGAATACATAGATGTCCATGATTGAATCATCATTAGAGTGGTTCATCCGAGACTTTCAATATTTGATGAAGCAAATTAATctcattatttatttctttttcatatgcGATCGTATGATGATTGAATCTAAGGAAATGGTTACTATTGGATCGTCTATGGTTTAGCTGAATATCAGATGCTGGCCATGTATTGTTTAGTTCCTAATGTACATGCTGTTTTCAAAAGTTACCGAGGCACGTTTGAAACTTGccaaatgcctttttttttttcagttttccttGAACATGCTTAGTGTTAATCatccattaaaaaaaacaaatatttaatATGTTTTGCACTATTAATGTGTTTTTGATGAGAAAACTTTGATATTAGAAAATTggcaattaaaataaataaactcgACAAGcaactcaaatgagagttggtgATCCAAAACTAGTAGGTATTGGAGAAATTTGTGTAAATTACTCTAATTAAAGTTAATAAATTCTTAGAAAAATACGTAAATTTAGAGCATTGCTTAGAAATGCacataaaagtttgaaaacagttatgaaatttgaaaagtgtgaaaaaaataataaatgttaaTAAGTAATTTAAATGAGAATTGGTAACCAAATAGTAAATGATAATTTAAAGGAAGAATAGTTGATAAGTACGCTAACTTATTTTGGTAAACTTTGGAAAGAGTTAGTACATGTTTGGTTGCTAATCAAGGCAAATAAAATATAGTATTTCAATGGAAAGTTGGCAACTTGACAGAAATAAATCTTGGTAAATTACTTAAAATAGATTTGGTAAACCCAAACTAGTTGGTAATCTAATATGACAAAATTCGGTAAAATACTTTAATTCAGGTTGGTGATTTGATAGAGTAAATTCGAAGCATTCAAAAGCTTATGTACATAAAAATTAGTAAGTTAGTACAAAAATCACTAATTGGCAAACtattaaaattgataatttcatttaaatgtAGGTAAGCCACTGACAagttactttaaaaaaaaaatcactggcAAGttacccttaaaaaaaaaaaatcactggccattttttcattaatatttttttacacTTAGGAATAGTTATTCAAATTCATTATAAgcatggagaaaaaaaattcatatttttggtACAGAACAATTGAATTCTACTTAAATTACACAAActctatctttttttcttgtttctttttttccgtttTGGCCAAAATCCTGTGACCTTATGATCTCTCAAGAGAACATCATCTTAAGAACACTACATAACTAAATTAGGTACtttgtcaaaaaatattttatatcaccTTGGAGTGAATGACTATGTCCTAATTCATTACTTATTTACCATTGACTTCTTCCTTGTAACCCTCTTTAACGGGATATCACGAAAATAACCCTCTTTAAATGATTGATAATGCATTAACATGTCACTAAATATATATTCGACTCGTTAATTCAAGTCTTTGCTTATGATGGTATTTGCAGAAAATACTGCAAATTTGAGGATTGTCCCAGATCACCGAGGGACACGGTTTAGATCAAGGCTCATGATTCATGAGAGTCTTGTAAAATACGGAAAACGTGTCATTCCTTGAAAATTGCAGACATTGGGCCaagtaagtaatttttgcattAAGAGGCTCGACAAGCTAGGTAGTTTTATTGTTAGTTGCTGACCGACATCAATAAATTAAGACACTCGGATATCTGTACATTGAATTTGGGGGGATTAAGTAGACCACTATACATACCCCGACCCCGGATGATAGTAAggacaaattaattaaatcaaactTCTATTTTGTCGGGAGGACGTGCATGCATATCGATggagaaaaattgttcaaaaagtcctcAATAGGTCAAAGTTATCCTTACATTTTGGCCAATGTTATctcaactttttaaaaatttcccaATGTAGTCCATCTGCCTAATTTATACTATAAATAGTTAACGTGGCAGTCTAGTTAGTGATTGCCGTTCTTCATATCACAAATGCCGACTTGACATGTCCTACTCCAtttaaaatgacattgtttgagaaaattttataatttttttattttcttcgttGTTCATCCTCTTGGAAAGAAGCGGCGGGGGTCACTAGGGCCTCAACAATGGGATCATTATAAAACTGAAAAGCTGTACAAGAGCTTTGATGAAGTACTTCAAGAGTTTCACTTCACCAACAGGACTTCAATTGGGGCGAGATTAGCTAGCCCTCTTACTCCTAAAGTATGAGGTTGCAATTTGCAAATACAGGTAATTATGATTGATCAACACAACTCTATATGCTCGCTTTtacaatgaaaaattgaaatgagaaaGAAGTGACTTCATCAAACATTAGTTTTTACGATGTTCCTTGAAAAGCAATGAGTCCTATTATTTGATCCATTGGTGCGTGTAAGAGATGCTAGTCTTGCAaccaaattataaatttttcagaTCACATGTTGCGTTGTGAATGCTTTTTCCCCTTTAAATCTTATGTTACAACACCCAACAAATCTCATAAACTAATTAAGTTCGGACCTTTGACTAGTGTAGGTGGCCCAAATCTAAACAATTCCGCATGTTGTTCGTACAACCTCAAAGGTCCGAGCTTGAAATAACATGCCGACCAACTACGGTTGCTCCGGAAACTTTTCGTTAACAAGTTTTAGCAAATGCGTATACATAAAATGGTCTTTAACACATCCTCCATTCAAAATTTTGTCTCAACGAACAAGATCGGAACCTATGTAATATCACTCTCTTCAAACCGGCCAGAAACCGAAAGATACAACTGCATGACGCCAAGAAATTAAGTCACGGTCTGTGCACCTCCCTTTATACATGATCGTGCTCATTTTAATCATACAAGTGATACTATTATATTCTATAAGTCACCTGCCTTTTGCTCCGGACCAAGGGGCAACATATTTTCTTTCAGCTAGGGAAATTATGTATTCTTTGAGCTGCACGAGGTCCTACACATAATAATATTGTGTGAAACACGTGACTGTATTAAGATAGCAAACACGAAATAAAGGGACAGAAACCGAGGTTTGATTGAACACGAAGGTTGTGGTTTAACTAGGTTTCCCTCACTATGGTCCTAACACACCTAACAAGCCAACACGAGCAATTATGAAATCAATGGAGGTTCGAGTGAGACGTCCTTGCACCATAAGAAAGGAGGCGAGACTAACCCAAGTCGATTTTATTCAAGTTACAGCACAAACTTGACTTTGAGATTGATGTTTAACATTGGCCAACTTGGTTTCTCAACCTCAACCTTCAGCTTGACTTGATATGCCTTCTTTCTATGTGTTCAGAGTTAACAACAGAGATAGGTCGGTGATTGAAAAAACAAGATTTCTAATTAAAACTCAAAGCTCTAGCTTATGATTGTATCGGTTAAAGCAATATAATAGTTCGTGATATTTTGGTTTTACAAGTTTTATATACGTGCATATTATTTATAGCTAACACTATCTGCCTACTTAACTCCATTTATAAGTTGCGATGTTGTGTTATTCTCGTTTTAAATATCAGGGTGCTCACTTGAATTGATGCTCACTTAGATTAGGGTTTTATGCCTTTGAGCAATTCTATGAATGTCAAAGTGATTACCTCTCTAATTACAACTGATCACTCAAACTTGGCTAGTCTCAACTTTTCAAAAAGTAGGGCTCAAGTATTCAATTAGTCAGGGTTGAATTGCTAGTAAGTAAAACAAAGAGATTCCGTTGAGTTACTTCCGAAACTGGCCTAGAATCGAAATGATTAGGTCAGTCAAAACCTTTGTGTCAGGCCTTATAGAAATTCGTTGAATGTAGTGAACTCATGAGCGCAATTACACGGAAAAATTTGCATACGACTATTAGAACAGTTTAATTAAAATGGATCATGTTGTTGAAAATTATAAGCAAACCATATCTACCGGTCAAAACCACACATTTACTTGATACCATATTGGATATCAAAACTGTGTGTGACTGTCTCAAAACCAGATTAGGGGTTTCTCGTTCCCAATAATCTGTTATTGTTTAATGCACGTTGCTGTTCTGTTTGAGGATAACGGttgctttttcctctctctctcaccgaGGTTAGAGTGATTTAATATAACAAGTTGTGTTCAACATCAACGGCATATGAAACAGTCTCTACATAATCAGTCTTCATCGAGATAGTTCGCATTAgaatgcgagagagagagagagagagagagagatgggcagAAATCCTAGTCGTGGTAAAGATGGATTCAAGTTCAAGAAAGGAGCTTGGTCGGCTCTTGAAGACAAAATCCTCATCGATTACGTCAAAGTTCATGGTCAAGGGAGATGGAGCAAAGTTTGTAAGGCAACAGGTGAGTCAAGACCTTTAGgattttacttctttttctttgcgaACTGccataaggaaagaaagagaaattcatgTCCAAAAACCGTACTGTGAATAATAGGAGTGCATGTCTGAACTTTCATAGATACCGGCTATTCAATAAGTGCCCCAATATGCTGAAAAATAAATAGTCCCACGTTCTAATATGAATATATGGTCCAACATATTGTTTTCCAACACATGAGTGTCACGGGCCGACAGTTTCCTTGGCCGCAGAATGGCTCGTGCAACGCCTAACAAGCGGAATTTGCCaacgggaggattcacggactGTGACACAAGCATGTGAGTGTGTGCATGCCAATGAATAAGTTTTATTTTATGTGCTACCATTAAATGCAAATTATAGGACATTACACTGCATAGTTTTCAATGAATCTGACTTATTTAGACGTAGCAAATGGTCTGAGaatttctccttttattttatatattctgGAAACGTGCActtcatttatgaaaataaatccTATCAGTAAGTGCCGATGCTTACCTGTTTTGTATCTCCTAAACACTGAAAATAATACATAAAGTTGATGTGCAGGCCTCAAGAGGTGTGGAAAGAGCTGTAGGCTCCGGTGGTTAAATTACTTAAGGCCAGATATCAAGAGAGGAAACATATcacctgaagaagaagagctcaTCATTAGGCTCCATAGGCTCCTGGGCAACAGGTATTTATACTCTTCGAGTGATGAGCTCATCATACCTTcgatatttttttgtttggtggaGTTATTGAAGGTGATGATAATTTGCTATGTTATTCACCTTTAAACCAAGAGAGACACTTGACCATGTTGTTTCTCAATGCCATATTCAGTTCCAAAACAACGATATTGAGATTGGCACTAGCGCGTGTTGGTTTATTTTCTTGTAGGTGGGTTCTTATCGCGGGAAGGCTTCCTGGCCGAACAGATAATGAGATAAAGAATTACTGGAACTCCACCATAAAGAAGAAGCTAGCCCAAGACAACAACGACCCACCAATGAACTCAAAGTGCGAGGATGACAAGCTCACAAAGAACGAGCCCCAGGACGAGACCGTGGCGGCCAAAACACAATGCAACGTGGATTTTGACAGTAAGCCGTGTAGCACAAAAGGTGTTGTTTCCGATAGAATGATGGAAATAGTTGAAGAGAAGGGTCAAGGAGAAGATCGCGAGGACGACATGATTTCATGGGAAAACATGATGATGGACCTCAGTTTGGAGGATATGTGCATGTCTGGGAATCAGTACTCTCAGCTCTTTGAAGACAATGAAGATGGAGGGGATCAAAACGGGTGGATTTCTGATGAAATGCTGTCTGAATGGGTTGCTGAGTTGATGAGGTGATGCAACTCCTTTGTGCATTAACTCATTGTATTCAGATCGATTTGAACGCTCGGTAGGCACCTTGATTTTGGTGAAATAAATCAAGAGTTTCAGTTTTCCCTCTGTTTCTCCACCCCTTCTATGCGTGTGgataaattggaaaataaatttaatatatatgaaaagagatcaatatttgaaagaaaatgtaagTTAATTTCGGAAAGGAAtttaaatgattgaaaataagaGAATTTCACATTCACTCTTAGAAAGTTAAATATTTATAAGATTGAGTGGTAGTTATCTTGACCAGTTTAGATTTTAAACAATATTTGGTCAAATTGGTTATATCATATGACTACAATACATCTCAGAAAAGGACATGCACATTCCTTTTATCTATTAAGCCACTTTTGTCAGACAGAAATATgtaatttatggaaaaataacCTTATCATTAACTAACATATttaccgaccaaaaagaaaaaactcacgcAATTCACATGGGAAAGATTTTGTAATAGGATTAATTGAGTATAGTATTTAGATCCCTCAAAAGTACGAGACCTTCTTTATTTTGTACAATGATGTATAAAAAACATAGATGTTCGCAAAAGTATTTACACATTTTACACGTTGTAATATGTTAATAGTTCCCAAATATAGCGCCCTACTCCCTCCAACGAACAAAACTTACACAAACCCACAAAATCGAAAGAAGAAAAGTACTTGTTGGGCCAACGGCCATGATCAACGTGAAGGCCTCATCTTTGGCACTGCTCTTTAAATTGTTTAACGAAAGGGAGACAAAGCATTGACTAAATCATAAGACGAGCTATCCATTCCATCTATTCGACCTATATTTGGGCCACCCGATAACTCATATCATACATGGGCCATCCTTAGGCTTGACTAAGGGCCTATTTGCTAATACAATGAAGTTCTGAAAATTAACTATTTGACAACTAATCAGACGAAATTCATGTGATAGCCTTTAATATATTggacataaattattttaattaagtgaaaaaatcCACTTGATCCAATATGAAAAAGAGGAGTTACTTAATTCAATTAGTATAAAACTGATAGATGGCGACTAGAATCTTGCTAAATATAATTGTTTCGATTTTGGGAAAGAGCTTAATAATATTCAGCTATCCATTATTAATTTTCATCCAACAACTTTTAATTCTATTGCCAGTAATTAACATTATCAACACTTAAAATTCACTATTTAAATTTTCTGCACTTAATTTATGATTctaccaaacaggccctaaatcTCCGGCATACAAGCAAAGCCTCAGTGCAATGGAAATGATGATAGTACAAAGACATGGGCACTAAAAGGACAAGAGAAGAGACAAAATTCACCAATCACGTTAGTCAATTCTCCATGAGCAGCGTGAGCAACGCCTTTGTTGTATGTATGTAGTGAAATCAATTATATAGCACTTTGAAAAACATCATTAAACAGTTGGCAATGATGGATGACATAgattcctcttttcttcaagAGAGATCATAGATAGAGAGATTGATTTGTACATTCGCCTTGTCATTACATGCCCATCTTGGTCCAGTAAGAAAGGAGTTCTCTTGCAATGCTTTCATGCTTATTCATGAGAGTGATTCTCTCCTTTTGTCCTATTGTATGGAGCCCAACAAGAAAACCCATTTCAAGTGGCAAAGTTCGCagtggtcaaaaaaaaaaaattggattttggcACAGGTCATAGAAAGCAACCCTACTTTAATTAGGTCATGAAATAATGTTGATATCTTGGGGCCCAATTCATGTGATGATGGTGATACTTTATGAGCTTGAGACGAAGAAAAAAAGCTGGCTTGGATTGgagtctttattttttcttagcTTGACCGTGAATCATAAGTTAGAAATATGGCAATCTTAGTCATAAAAACCTCGAATCTTAGCATGACCGTAAATCATAAGTTAGAAATAGGGCAATGTTGCCAGTAAGTCACACAGGTTTATGACTATTGTTATATTATTTCAAATGTTGGTGTTGACTTGAACTTTCGcgagaaaaataatatgtatAGAATTGTAAAAATGATTATTCACATTAATCAAATCCTCCACTAGAATTTATTTAAGACTTTAGTTAAAGTGGATCCAAACTTCATCCTTTAGGTTTATCCTCCCCaactaaaagaaaacatgagaaataaaatcacaataaatattaaattataatacatCTATATCCAACATTTCGAGCATGAACTGGTTATTACATGAAAGCATGAAGAAAGAATGTAAATTCCTCTCTCTTGCGAGCTTTCATTCAATGTTAGAATTTTCACTTTTGTACCACTGACGTGGTGTGAAGGTGAGCAAGCTATTTGCGTAAGATcttcttgaaaaaaatatatgatctCCTCTTTTCCATTTGCTCATCTTTGTTTCTAGAGAGATGGAGCTAATTCGTCAAAATCATCTTCTGACACCATCTATTTCACTTTCCTCTCAACAGACTTGTTTTggtaaatcttttctttttcttttttaacagaTTTGGTAAATCTTTTGACGTCTATCATTTTGTTTAGGTAAGATTTGACGAATGTCTCATCAGCATAATAATCTATAACAGAaagaattgttggatattttattcaattttttaaaataaattccGAATACCATATCtagaaattctttattttattttactagAATAATAGTATTTATATATTCCTagtttttctaataaaaatttcgttccCCATTAGTAGGTTGTTCATATATTGCATTTATTAATGCTTCAAGTAAATACCCAACTTTGTAAATTTCAATTCGGTTGTATCATGATGATTGGTTAAGTATTTTACTTACTACATATTATATGTTACGTAGACATTTATGTCACAATAGTGAAAGATTGGGGGCCTATACTTTAACATCTTGAGAAAAATTGGTCTTAAAATAGAAGGAGCTTGAGATATTGTTTAGAAGTTTCAAaaacttttaataaaatatatcttaAAGTGTGATCGAAACTATACTTTGAACTAACTGCTACTGTAAAATAACGGTTTGCAATAGCAATATCACTTCAACAGAAagaaattgaatatataaacaaaatcatcataatGCTAATAAATGATTCGAAAGTGTGATGATGAATTCTACTGGATAGACTAACGTTTATCAGTATTGTCTCAATTGTTTTTGccttgttttttcttcaatgAATCCAAACAGATGtccacttttatatatataacaaaaataGTTAGCATAAAGTCTTAGTTAATACTAAATGTAgctgggattttttttttttgggtcgaatatAGCTAGGTTGATTGGACAACAATCTAATATTTATTTAGGGATAATATCACAAACCGTCCCTAACTTTTGGTCCAATATACAATTTGgcccttaaacttttaatttattcattgtagTCTCTAAATTTTAACCTAATATATAATGCGGTCCCCGaacttttagtttatttaatgaaatctaTGAAATTTTGATCATGTTTAATATAGTTCCTGAACtgtattaaaatttttaatgtagtccttccattaattcaagactagggactatattgaatattttcgtGCAATTCAAGGACTATTGAACATTTATCAGTAGTTTatggactacattgaataaattaaaagtgcaGGGACCATATTAAATGTTGAGTTAAATTTTAGGagccacattgaacaaattaaaagtttggggaccaaattgcacattGGGGCAAAGTTCAAGGATTATTCATACCATTTTTCCATTCATTTATCTTATTAGTGAAACAACACCGacacatatttttctttcattcaaaAACCACCTATTTGTGATCATATTATTATTTGTTACTTAACTCTAGTCATACATATTTTATACATCTTCACAAGGTAGAGTAAGGCATTATTTTGATACTTATGTTATACTCATAACATGTTGCTCCATGTTATGAgatgagaaaagagagagtgaaatcAAAATGGGAAGACAATTAGGAAAAGAAGGCTCGCCAAGAGATTGATAAGTGTTACCTTACCTCCACAAGCCCCCTTTAAGAACCTATTTGATTTATAGTAAACCTAGGATACTATCCTCCAATTGAAAGGTTTTAGCAAAGCTCTACCATCCAAGCGTGATGAGCTACTATACTCCCTTACCCTGTGATAGTCAGTTCATAAGTATTGACGTGTAGTCCACCTTCCCAACCAAAAAGGCCCCTTAATTTCCACCCACAATTTTCTTCTCCAATGAGTGAGAATACAAAGATGACATTGTGGGGTCTCCCATCTCTAGGCGGATCTTTCGCATGTTTCTTCCTCTTGAGTCTTTTAAGAGCTTGTTCAAGTGCAACCATAAGCCCCCTTTAAGAACCTATTTGATGTATCGTAAAAATTTATTATGCTAAACTCTATAAGTTATACATGGTTGAATAGCATTCCCAAAGAGAATATGAAGTCTTGTTCAATTCCTACCCGCTTAATAAGGATATTCTCAAGAAATCTCTCATTATGGACgtaaaagagaggagaaaaaagaaaagttccaTAACATTTAGGAACAATAGAAGACTCTTGCTCTATGACGACTTCTTTTTTAAGGTAAATTGCTCTATGACTTTAAACTTCTTTTGTATATacatttattctatttttctcgCCTAGATCGTGAGTATCACGTTGGAGATAGAGGCCAAATGGAGTTGACCTTGAGTCAAAATGTACTAATTACCCCCCAAGTTTTCTAGTCTTCCACATATAGATTGTCTGCCCTTATGCAA
This genomic stretch from Eucalyptus grandis isolate ANBG69807.140 chromosome 3, ASM1654582v1, whole genome shotgun sequence harbors:
- the LOC104440050 gene encoding transcription factor MYB8-like, yielding MGRNPSRGKDGFKFKKGAWSALEDKILIDYVKVHGQGRWSKVCKATGLKRCGKSCRLRWLNYLRPDIKRGNISPEEEELIIRLHRLLGNRWVLIAGRLPGRTDNEIKNYWNSTIKKKLAQDNNDPPMNSKCEDDKLTKNEPQDETVAAKTQCNVDFDSKPCSTKGVVSDRMMEIVEEKGQGEDREDDMISWENMMMDLSLEDMCMSGNQYSQLFEDNEDGGDQNGWISDEMLSEWVAELMR